A segment of the Amycolatopsis thermophila genome:
TGCACCTGACGCCGTCGGCGGTGTCCCAGCAGCTCAGGGCGTTGCAGGCGGAGGTCGGGCTGGTGCTCACCGAACCCGCCGGGCGGGGTCTGCGGCTCACCGACGCGGGCCGGGCGCTGGTGGTGCGGGCGGACGAGGTGCTCGCGGCGCTGGACCGCGCCGAGTCCGAGCTGGACGCGTTCCGCAGCGCGCCGCGCGGCCGGGTGCGGGTCGCGATCTTCCCGTCGGCCGCGTTGATGCTGCTGCCCGGGCTGCTGCACCGGATCGCCGGGTGCGAGGGCCTGGAGGTCGAGATCCGCGACGTCGACATGACGCCGGCCGAGGTGCCGGAGCTGGTCGCGGACTTCGACATCGTGGTCACCCACCGGGACGAGCACGCCGAGCCGTTCCCGTCCGCCCGGCTGGACGTGGTGCACTTGCTGCGCGAGCCGCTGGACGTCGCGCTCCCGCCCGGGCACCGGCTCGCCCGGCGGCGGCGCGTGGACCTCACCGAGCTGGCCGGGGAGCAGTGGATCTCGGTGGACGTCGGCTTCCCGGTCGACGACGTGCTGCGGTCGCTGGCCGTGCGGACCGGGGTGCGGCCGCAGGTCAAGCAGCGCATCAACGACTTCCGCGTCATCGAGGCGCTGGTGGCCGCCGGGCACGGCATCGCGCTGCTGCCGCGTTACCTGGCCGGGTTGGGCCCGCGCCGGCTGGTGCGCCGGCCACTGGCCGGGATCCGCGCCGCCCGGCACATCGAGGCCGTCCTGCGCACGGGCGCCGGAACCCGCCTCGCCGTGGCGACGGTGCTGGACCTGCTGCACGCCGAGGCCGCGGCGGTGACGAAACAGCCCTGGACGAGCAAGGCCGAATTCGATCGGTAGCCGGAGCCGGCACGCAGCCGCTGGTCGTACCCGGACCGGCCAGGCGGCCCGAGCGGTGTGTCGGGCGTCACTGTCACAACCGGCGCTCCAGCGGTGCCTTGTGGTCGAGCAACCACCCGACCACGAGGGAGCAAGACATGGAAGCCCGCTTCAACCTGATGGCCAACGAGATCGGCGGCAAGCTCGCCCGGCGCTTCGCCGGCATCCACACGTTGCTGCACCACTCGTCGCTGCCCGCGTCCACGCAGGAACTGGTCGCGCTGCGCGCCAGCCAGATCAACGGGTGCGGCCCGTGCGTCGACATGCACACCAAGGAGGCCGCCGCCGCCGGGGAGACCGCGGTGCGGCTCAACCTGGTCGCGGTCTGGCGCGAGGCCACCGTGTTCACCGAGGCCGAACGGGCCGCGCTGGCACTGGCCGAGGAGGGCACCCGGCTGGCCGACGCCCACGAGGGCGTGTCCGACGAGACCTGGGCGCAGGTGCGCAAGCACTTCGACGACGAGCAGATCAGCGTGCTCGTCGCCCTGGTCGGCCTGATCAACGCGGCCAACCGGATGAACGTCATCACCAAGACCCCGGCCGGCGACTACCAGGCCGGGATGATCGCGAGCATGACGAACTGACCGGTGCGAGAAAGGCCGGCCGCCCCCGAAGGAGCGGCCGGCCTTTCCGCGTCAGCGGTGTGCCCGGTTCACCGCGGACACGACGGCCCGCAGCGAGGCCGTGACGATGGACGGGTCGATGCCGATGCCCCAGTACACCTTGTCGCCGACGGCGCATTCGATGTAGGAGGCGGCCTTCGCGTCATCACCCGGGGTGAGGGTGTGTTCGCTGTAGTCCAGCAGCCGCAGGTCGTAGCCGACGGTGGACAGGGCGTCGAAGAAGGCGGCGATCGGGCCGTTGCCCGAGCCGGTGATCTCCTGTTCCTCGCCGTCCACCCGCACGGTGGCGCGCAGCTGGTAGTCGCCGTTGGCGGTGACGTGCTGGCTGATCAGCTGCAGCGGGGTCTGCGGCTCCAGGTACTCGCGGGCGAAGGCGTCCCACATCGTGCGCGGGTCCACCTCGCCGCCCTCCGAGTCGGTGTAGCGCTGGATGACCTGCGAGAACTCGATCTGCAGCCGGCGCGGCAGGTCCAGCTGGTGCTCGGTCTTCATGATGTAGGCCACGCCGCCCTTGCCGGACTGGGAGTTGACCCGGATGACGGCCTCGTAGCTGCGGCCGACGTCCTTGGGGTCGATGGGCAGGTAGGGCACCTCCCACGGGAACTCCTCCACCGGCACCCCGGCCTTCTCCGCGGCCCGGTGCAGGGCGTCGAAGCCCTTGTTGATGGCGTCCTGGTGGCTGCCGGAGAACGCGGTGAACACCAGGTCACCGCCCCACGGGGTGCGCTCGTGCACCGGCAGCTGGTTGCAGTACTCGACGGTGCGCTTGATCTCGTCGATGTCGGAGAAGTCGATCTGCGGGTCGATGCCCTGGCTGAACATGTTCATGCCCAGCGCCACCAGGTCGACGTTGCCGGTGCGCTCCCCGTTGCCGAACAGGCACCCCTCGATCCGGTCCGCGCCGGCCTGGTAACCCAGCTCCGCGGCGGCGATGCCGGTGCCGCGGTCGTTGTGCGGGTGCAGCGACAGGATGACCGCGTCCCGGCGGTCCAGGTTGCGGCCCATCCACTCGATCGAGTCGGCGTAGACGTTGGGCGTGGCCATCTCCACCGTGGCCGGCAGGTTCAGGATCACCGGCCGCTCCGGCGTGGGCTGCCAGATGTCGGTGACCGCGTTGCACACCTCGGCCGCGTACGACAGCTCGGTGCCGGTGTAGGACTCCGGCGAGTACTGGAACCGGAAGTCGGTGTCGGAGTACTTCTGCGCGTACTCCACCACCAGGTCCGCGGCCTGCAGCGCGATCTTCTTGATGCCCTCCCGCTCCTCGCGGAACACCACCCGGCGCTGCAGGATCGACGTCGAGTTGTAGATGTGCACGATCGCCTGCGGCGCGCCCTCCAGCGACTGGAACGTGCGCTCGATCAACTCCGGGCGGCACTGCGTCAGTACCTGGATCCGCACGTCCTCCGGGATCGCGCCGTCCTCGATGATCTCCCGCACGAAGTCGAAATCGGTCTGGCTCGCCGCCGGGAACCCGACCTCGATCTCCTTGTAGCCCATGCGCACCAGCAGTTCGAAGAACTTCCGCTTGCGCGCGGGCGACATCGGGTCGATCAACGCCTGGTTGCCGTCCCGCAGGTCCACCGCGCACCACAACGGCGCGCGCTCGATGCGCTTGTCGGGCCAGGCGCGGTCCGGGAGCTGGATGTCCTCCACCAGCCGGTACCACGGCTGGTAGCGGTGGTACGGCATCGAACTACCGCGCTGCGGGTTCCACGCGGGCTGATCGGCGGGCGCCGGACGCGACGGCGTGCGTACGCGGCTCGAGGTGGGTTCGGGCGTGGTCATGCTGGGAAACTCTCCTGCCGGGTGGTCGGGCGACCGGCGGCGTGACGAAGCCCCGCGACGGGGGGCCGGTCGGAATCAGGCCCCGTCGCGGCAGCGAAGCAGGAGAGCACGCGCCACGGATTCACTCTAGCCCGGTCGCGATGATGTTGAAAAGTGACCCCGTCGACACCCGCCCGGTTACTGGCAGGTAGCCAAGCGTCGCCGCGCGTGGGAAACTCGGCGCATGGCCGAGCACGCCGAAGAGGGCAAGAGCGACGTCGTCGAGGGTGACGAGAAGCCGCGAGCCAAGCGCGAGGTGAACTGGGTCCGGGTCAAGGACCAGGTGGTCGGGTTGATCGCCGGCATCGTCCGCTGGGTCGGCCTGATCTTCGCGCTCATCCTGGTGCTGCACGTCATCTTCGTGGTCGGCGGAGCCAACCCGGACAACGGGATCGTCTCGTTCGTGAGCGACTGGTCCGACGGCCTGGCGCTCGGGTTCAAGGACCTGTTCGAGCCCGCCGACGAGAAGCTGCGGGTGCTGGTGAACTACGGCATCGCGGCGATCTTCTGGCTCGTCGTCTCCGCGATCGTCACGCGCATCATCAGGCGCATCGGCGGCGCCACCGGCTGACGGCGCCCAGCGCCCCGTGCTCACGAAGTGAACGCCGGCGCGCCCCACTCGCCCGTGTAGGCGATCTCCCCCAGCGGCAGACGACTGCGGGGCGCCTGTTCGCGCGCCACCAGCTTCTCCACGCCCAGCACGGCCGGGTCCGCGGCGTGTCCCACCGCGATCGCGACGCGGGGCACCGCCTCGTCCGGCACGGCGAACCGCTCCCGGACCGCGGCCGCGTCGAAGCCGGCCATCTGGTGCGCGACCAGACCTTCGGCCACCGCCTGCAGCACCAGGTTCTGCGCCGCCAGCCCGAGGCCGTACTCGGCGTACGGGATCTCGCCCTTCTCGTTGCGCGTCACCATGATCGCGACCATCAGCGCGCCCGCCCGGTGCGCCCACGCCTGGTTCCGCTCGGTGAGCGTGCCGAGGATCTGCCGGAACGTGACATCGCCCCGGCGCCCGACGAGGAACCGCGCCGGCTGGGTGTTGCCGAACGACGCCGCCCACCGGGCCGCCTCCAGCAGCGCCCGCAGCTGCTCCCAGCTCACGTCCCGCGTGTCGTCCAGCGCGCGGGGGCTCCACCGCTGCGCGATCGGCCCGGCTAGCGGCACGCTGGAATCGGCCATCTTGTCCATCAGATCGCATACTTCCAGACCGTCAGCGCGAAGGCACCGAACCACGCGCTCGCCACCGACACCCCGGCGCACACCCACCACACGGTGTGCGTCCGCCGCTTGGCCAGTGCGATCGCCACCGGGACCAGCAGCGTGAACGCCGGCAGCAACAACCGCGGCTTGGCGTGCATTAACGCGGTCGACCCCAGCGCCATCACCACGATCCCGGCCGCGTAGGCGGCCAGCACACCCTCGCGCCGTTGCCGGACCAGCACCGCCAGCCCGGCGAGCGCGCCGATGATCACCGCGACCGTCAGCACGCTCATCGCCGAGTCGTCGCTGGTCACCGTGCCGACCACGAACCGCAGCGTCGCCACCCCGCCGTCGAACCGGGTCCGCCACCCCTCCCACTCCAGATCGGACCACGTGCTCAGCTGCGCCTCGAACCCCGACGCGGGCCGCACCCGCGTGCCCGTCCACCACAGGTAGCCCAGCAACCCGCTCGGCGCCAGGGCCAGCGCCACCCACGGGCGGCCGCCGTCTTCGCGACGCACCAGCGCCGGCACCGCCGCCACCGCGACCGCCACGATCAGCGCCAGCGCCGACGACCGCGCCAGCCCCGCCAGCGCGCAGCAGACCCCGGCCAGCTCCCACCGCCGCTCCAGCACCCCGGCCAGCGCCCACGCGGCGAGGGCGCAGAACAGCGCCTCCGTGTAGGCCATCGACAGGACGACGCTCATCGGCGTCGCCGCGAACAGGGCCACCAGGATGTAGCCCGCCCGTCGCGACCCGCCGCGCACGATCCGCCCGAGCCGCGCCAGCCCGTACGCGGCGACCAGCCCCGCGGCCAGCGAGATGACCACGGCCGCCCCTTCGGGACCGAGCGCGGGCGACACCAGCCGCACCAGGAACGGGTACAAGGGGAAGAACGCCCGCGGCGTGAACGGGTTCGGGTGGCCGAACGCGTCGGTGATCGGGCCGAGTTCGTAACCCCGGTCGGCGATCTCGAGGTACCACTGGCCGTCCCAGGCGGTGATCCGCGCGGCGAGGCTCGTGTCGTGCAGCGCGGCGAAGACCGTGAGCACCACAACACCGAGAGCCCGGACACCCAGGTAGACCACCGCGGGCAGCACGAGTGCCCTTCGTCTCAGCAGCCGGTCCTCGAGGTTTAGCGGCAGGCCAGGGCCCGCTTGCGCCGGGTGCCGGGCGGTCTGGCTCGTCGCCTCCACAACCTCGCCTCTGGGTCAGTTTGAAAAGCCGGGCGGAAAAGGTTAGTCATTTTCCCACGAGCTTGCCCAGAGGCAGTGGCCGGAGCCACATAACGGGGTGGCCGGGGCCGCAACCCCCGGTAGGCTGCTCCGAAAGGTGCGAAATAGGAGGTCGGCAGACAAGTGGCGCTCGTAGTCCAGAAATACGGCGGTTCGTCGCTGGAGAGCGCTGATCGCATCAAGCGCGTGGCCGAACGGATCGCGGCCACCAAGAAGGCGGGCAACGACGTGGTCGTCGTCTGCTCCGCCATGGGTGACACCACCGACGAGTTGCTCGACCTGGCCCAGCAGGTCAACCCGGTGCCGCCCGAACGAGAGATGGACATGCTGCTCACCGCTGGCGAGCGCATTTCCAACGCGCTTGTCGCGATGGCGATTTCGGCACACGGTTTCGAAGCGTGGTCGTTCACCGGGTCCCAGGCGGGTGTCGTCACCACGGGCGTGCACGGCAACGCGCGCATCATCGACGTCACGCCCAGCCGGGTCACCGAGGCGCTCGACCAGGGTTACATCGCGCTGGTCGCCGGGTTCCAGGGCGTCTCGCAGGACACCAAGGACATCACGACACTCGGCCGCGGCGGTTCGGACACCACCGCGGTGGCGCTGGCCGCGGCGCTCAACGCGGACGCGTGCGAGATCTACTCCGATGTGGACGGCGTGTACACCGCCGACCCGCGGATCGTGCCCAACGCGCGCAAGCTCGACACCATCCCGTACGAGGAGATGCTCGAACTCGCCGCGAGCGGTTCGAAGATCCTCCACCTGCGCTCGGTCGAGTACGCCCGCCGCTACGGCGTGCCGATCCGGGTCCGTTCGTCCTACAGCGACAAGCCGGGCACCACCGTGGCCGGTTCGATTGAGGAGATCCCCGTGGAACAAGCGTTGATCACCGGTGTGGCGCACGACCGGTCGGAGGCCAAGGTCACCGTCACCGGGGTGCCGGACCACGCCGGCGCCGCGGGCCGGATCTTCCGGGTGATCGCCGACGCCGAGATCGACATCGACATGGTGCTGCAGAACGTCTCCAACACCGCGGGCCGCACCGACATCACCTTCACGCTGTCCAAGGCCAACGGCCCCAAGGCGGTCGCCGAGCTGGAGAAGCTGAAGGGCGAGCTGGAGTTCGACTCCGTGCTCTACGACGACCAGGTCGGCAAGGTGTCGCTGGTGGGCGCGGGCATGCGCTCGCACCCGGGCGTCACCGCGACGTTCTGCGAGGCGCTGGCCAAGGTCGGCGTCAACATCGAAATCATCAACACCTCGGAGATCCGGATCTCGGTCCTGATCCGGGACGCGCAGCTGGACGACGCGGTGCGCGCGATCCACGAGGCCTTCGAACTGGGCGGCGACGAGGAAGCCGTGGTCTACGCAGGGAGTGGTCGCTGACATGGCACCCACATTGGCTCTGGTTGGTGCGACCGGCGCCGTCGGCACGGTCATGATCGACATCATCAACGGGCGCGAGAGCGTGCCGTGGGGCGAGATCCGGCTGATCGCGTCGCCGCGGTCGGCGGGCAAGAAGATCACCGTGCGCGGCGAGGAGCTGACGGTGATCGCGTTGTCCCCGGAGGCCTTCGACGGCGTCGACGTCGCGATGTTCGACGTGCCGGACGAGGTGTCCGCCGAGTGGGCGCCCATCGCGGCCGAGCGCGGCGCGATCGCGGTCGACAACTCCGGCGCGTTCCGGATGAACGACGAGGTGCCGCTCGTGGTGCCCGAGGTCAACGCCGACAAGGTGCGCGAGCGGCCGCGCGGCATCATCGCGAACCCGAACTGCACGACGCTGTCGATGATGGCGGCCCTGGGCGCGCTGCACCGGGAGTTCGGCCTGACCGAGCTGGTGGTCGCCTCCTACCAGGCGGCCTCGGGTGCCGGCCAGCCCGGCATCGACCGGCTGCAGGCCGAGCTGGCCGCGGTGTCCGGCAAGGGCCTCGGCGCGAAGGCCGGTGACGTGCGGGCCGAGCTGGAGTCGTCCGGGCTGTCGCTTTCGGACACTCCGTTCGCCGGTACCCCGTTGGCGTTGAACGTCGTTCCGGCCGCCGGTTCCTACAAGGGCGACGGCTGGTTCTCCGAAGAGCTGAAGGTCCGCAACGAGTCGCGGAAGATCCTCGGCATCCCGGACCTCAAGGTGTCCGCGACGTGCGTCCGCGTCCCGGTCGTCACCACGCACTCGCTGGCGGTGCACGCGACGTTCGCGCGCGAGGTGACGGTCGAGGCCGCGCACAAGGTGTTCGAGGCCCAGCCCACGATCGTGCTGGTCGACGACCCGGAGAACGGACGGTTCCCGAGCCCCGCGGAGGTCGTCGGTGGCGACCCGACCTACGTCGGCCGGGTGCGGCAGGCGCTGGACTTCCCGAACACGCTCGACTTCTTCGTGTGCGGCGACAACCTGCGCAAGGGCGCGGCGCTGAACACCTACGAGATCGCCGAGCAGCTGGCTCCCGAGTTCGGCTGACGGCCACGCAGAGTTGCCCCGGCCTCCCGGAAATCACCCTATAGGGAGGCGGCTTCTCCCTGGCCTGACGTGAATGCGCTTCTAGGGTGGGCGCAGTCCAATGGCAGGGAGAAGTCGGGGAGCTCGCGTTGGCAAGGCATGTCCTGGCCGCGTTGGTGTGCGCGGCGGCGTTGCTCGGGATGAGCGCGTCGTTGCTCGTCGCGAGCGCGGACGACACCGACGGCCCGCTCACGGTGCGCGTCGTCCGGGGTGCGGCGGGGGTCGGCGGCATCCTCGTCGTGGCCACCGACCCGAGCGGTGCCAGCGTCAGCGGCGTCACCGGCCCGGACGGGTCCGTC
Coding sequences within it:
- a CDS encoding LysR family transcriptional regulator, which translates into the protein MDVGRLRVLREFADRGSVTAAARALHLTPSAVSQQLRALQAEVGLVLTEPAGRGLRLTDAGRALVVRADEVLAALDRAESELDAFRSAPRGRVRVAIFPSAALMLLPGLLHRIAGCEGLEVEIRDVDMTPAEVPELVADFDIVVTHRDEHAEPFPSARLDVVHLLREPLDVALPPGHRLARRRRVDLTELAGEQWISVDVGFPVDDVLRSLAVRTGVRPQVKQRINDFRVIEALVAAGHGIALLPRYLAGLGPRRLVRRPLAGIRAARHIEAVLRTGAGTRLAVATVLDLLHAEAAAVTKQPWTSKAEFDR
- a CDS encoding carboxymuconolactone decarboxylase family protein, which translates into the protein MEARFNLMANEIGGKLARRFAGIHTLLHHSSLPASTQELVALRASQINGCGPCVDMHTKEAAAAGETAVRLNLVAVWREATVFTEAERAALALAEEGTRLADAHEGVSDETWAQVRKHFDDEQISVLVALVGLINAANRMNVITKTPAGDYQAGMIASMTN
- the leuA gene encoding 2-isopropylmalate synthase translates to MTTPEPTSSRVRTPSRPAPADQPAWNPQRGSSMPYHRYQPWYRLVEDIQLPDRAWPDKRIERAPLWCAVDLRDGNQALIDPMSPARKRKFFELLVRMGYKEIEVGFPAASQTDFDFVREIIEDGAIPEDVRIQVLTQCRPELIERTFQSLEGAPQAIVHIYNSTSILQRRVVFREEREGIKKIALQAADLVVEYAQKYSDTDFRFQYSPESYTGTELSYAAEVCNAVTDIWQPTPERPVILNLPATVEMATPNVYADSIEWMGRNLDRRDAVILSLHPHNDRGTGIAAAELGYQAGADRIEGCLFGNGERTGNVDLVALGMNMFSQGIDPQIDFSDIDEIKRTVEYCNQLPVHERTPWGGDLVFTAFSGSHQDAINKGFDALHRAAEKAGVPVEEFPWEVPYLPIDPKDVGRSYEAVIRVNSQSGKGGVAYIMKTEHQLDLPRRLQIEFSQVIQRYTDSEGGEVDPRTMWDAFAREYLEPQTPLQLISQHVTANGDYQLRATVRVDGEEQEITGSGNGPIAAFFDALSTVGYDLRLLDYSEHTLTPGDDAKAASYIECAVGDKVYWGIGIDPSIVTASLRAVVSAVNRAHR
- a CDS encoding nitroreductase family protein, yielding MDKMADSSVPLAGPIAQRWSPRALDDTRDVSWEQLRALLEAARWAASFGNTQPARFLVGRRGDVTFRQILGTLTERNQAWAHRAGALMVAIMVTRNEKGEIPYAEYGLGLAAQNLVLQAVAEGLVAHQMAGFDAAAVRERFAVPDEAVPRVAIAVGHAADPAVLGVEKLVAREQAPRSRLPLGEIAYTGEWGAPAFTS
- a CDS encoding mannosyltransferase family protein translates to MEATSQTARHPAQAGPGLPLNLEDRLLRRRALVLPAVVYLGVRALGVVVLTVFAALHDTSLAARITAWDGQWYLEIADRGYELGPITDAFGHPNPFTPRAFFPLYPFLVRLVSPALGPEGAAVVISLAAGLVAAYGLARLGRIVRGGSRRAGYILVALFAATPMSVVLSMAYTEALFCALAAWALAGVLERRWELAGVCCALAGLARSSALALIVAVAVAAVPALVRREDGGRPWVALALAPSGLLGYLWWTGTRVRPASGFEAQLSTWSDLEWEGWRTRFDGGVATLRFVVGTVTSDDSAMSVLTVAVIIGALAGLAVLVRQRREGVLAAYAAGIVVMALGSTALMHAKPRLLLPAFTLLVPVAIALAKRRTHTVWWVCAGVSVASAWFGAFALTVWKYAI
- a CDS encoding aspartate kinase, producing the protein MALVVQKYGGSSLESADRIKRVAERIAATKKAGNDVVVVCSAMGDTTDELLDLAQQVNPVPPEREMDMLLTAGERISNALVAMAISAHGFEAWSFTGSQAGVVTTGVHGNARIIDVTPSRVTEALDQGYIALVAGFQGVSQDTKDITTLGRGGSDTTAVALAAALNADACEIYSDVDGVYTADPRIVPNARKLDTIPYEEMLELAASGSKILHLRSVEYARRYGVPIRVRSSYSDKPGTTVAGSIEEIPVEQALITGVAHDRSEAKVTVTGVPDHAGAAGRIFRVIADAEIDIDMVLQNVSNTAGRTDITFTLSKANGPKAVAELEKLKGELEFDSVLYDDQVGKVSLVGAGMRSHPGVTATFCEALAKVGVNIEIINTSEIRISVLIRDAQLDDAVRAIHEAFELGGDEEAVVYAGSGR
- a CDS encoding aspartate-semialdehyde dehydrogenase, which codes for MAPTLALVGATGAVGTVMIDIINGRESVPWGEIRLIASPRSAGKKITVRGEELTVIALSPEAFDGVDVAMFDVPDEVSAEWAPIAAERGAIAVDNSGAFRMNDEVPLVVPEVNADKVRERPRGIIANPNCTTLSMMAALGALHREFGLTELVVASYQAASGAGQPGIDRLQAELAAVSGKGLGAKAGDVRAELESSGLSLSDTPFAGTPLALNVVPAAGSYKGDGWFSEELKVRNESRKILGIPDLKVSATCVRVPVVTTHSLAVHATFAREVTVEAAHKVFEAQPTIVLVDDPENGRFPSPAEVVGGDPTYVGRVRQALDFPNTLDFFVCGDNLRKGAALNTYEIAEQLAPEFG